A section of the Phycodurus eques isolate BA_2022a chromosome 4, UOR_Pequ_1.1, whole genome shotgun sequence genome encodes:
- the syt16 gene encoding synaptotagmin-14 isoform X2, whose product MSAAPNSTPPSSEVEITPEAVGFLSAVGVSIAALALVFLFVNKMLCFSKVGGAPCLERRRRRRSPGVRRGLVDSSGVDVSGDQSSSDNDNQLMKHFEISVSRSKGRRPAAASGWPDHFAGADRADDGAEDVFPPAVTEATGQRNRLDETRGAPEGPPPRQPRSLAAVEESPAPSAAKPPITDHNSEDLEAGCGQTADGSAAWKPQEPRSPNDVTPSPAGSSPRRPLSKCCDLLVSLEYRVAAEKLLVTVASARDLPDRRRSGMDAWQVHVVLLPSKKQRHKTSLRRPAGAEGPAALGFGQTFALTRVEASRLPAAALRFRMYALEGRMSRRRMMGEKVLPLAGVDRAGGTADIRLVLEPRHNTKSVDSELSLAGDSASSTQSLTHGGAPELLMGLSYSATTGRMSVEVIKGSHFRNMAADRPPDTFARLTLLNSVGQEISRCETSVRRAQPNPVYKETFAFQVPLFQLSDVTLMASVYGRRSLKRKEMIGWAALGQNSSGEEERLHWRDTKDARGAQVCRWHVLLDA is encoded by the exons ATGAGCGCGGCGCCAAACTCGACGCCGCCGTCTTCAGAAGTCGAAA TCACGCCGGAGGCGGTGGGCTTCCTGTCGGCGGTGGGCGTCTCCATCGCGGCGCTGGCGCTCGTCTTCCTCTTCGTCAACAAGATGCTCTGCTTCTCCAAAGTGGGCGGAGCTCCGTGTCtggagcggcggcggcggcggcggtctcCGGGGGTCCGCCGAGGCCTCG TCGACAGCTCGGGCGTGGACGTCAGCGGTGACCAATCGTCCTCGGACAACGACAACCAGTTGATGAAACACTTTGAGATTTCCGTGTCACGCTCGAAAGGTCGCCGGCCCGCGGCGGCGAGCGGCTGGCCCGATCACTTTGCCGGCGCGGATCGAGCGGACGACGGCGCGGAAG ACGTTTTCCCGCCAGCCGTCACAGAGGCCACCGGTCAACGTAACCGTCTGGATGAGACACGGGGGGCGCCGGAGGGACCCCCGCCACGGCAACCACGTTCATTGGCCGCCGTGGAAGAGAGTCCCGCCCCCTCCGCCGCGAAACCGCCAATCACGGACCACAACTCGGAGGACCTGGAGGCGGGGTGCGGCCAAACTGCTGACGGTTCCGCCGCATGGAAACCTCAG GAGCCCCGAAGCCCGAATGACGTCACCCCCTCGCCCGCCGGCTCCTCCCCCCGGCGACCTCTCTCCAAGTGCTGCGACCTGCTGGTCTCGCTGGAGTACCGAGTGGCGGCCGAGAAGCTGCTGGTCACTGTGGCGTCGGCGCGAGATCTTCCGGACCGGCGGCGTAGCGGGATGGACGCCTGGCAGGTCCACGTGGTCCTCCTGCCCAGCAAGAAGCAACGGCACAAGACGTCGCTCAGGCGGCCGGCCGGCGCAGAGGGTCCGGCCGCGCTCGGCTTCGGCCAGACCTTCGCCTTGACGCGCGTGGAGGCCTCCCGCCTCCCGGCGGCGGCGCTCAGGTTCCGTATGTACGCCCTGGAGGGCAGGATGTCGCGGCGGCGGATGATGGGCGAGAAGGTTCTGCCTCTGGCCGGTGTGGACCGGGCCGGCGGAACCGCAGACATCCGTCTGGTCCTGGAGCCTCGCCACAACACCAAG AGCGTGGACTCGGAGCTGAGCCTGGCCGGCGACAGCGCGTCATCAACGCAGTCGCTGACTCACGGCGGCGCTCCTGAGCTCCTGATGGGCCTCTCCTACAGCGCCACCACCGGGAGGATGTCGGTGGAGGTCATCAAGGGGAGCCACTTTAGGAACATGGCTGCCGACAGACCTCCCG ACACGTTCGCCCGACTGACACTGCTGAACTCGGTGGGCCAGGAGATCTCGCGCTGCGAGACGTCGGTCCGGCGCGCGCAGCCCAACCCGGTGTACAAGGAGACCTTCGCCTTCCAGGTGCCGCTCTTCCAGCTTTCCGACGTCACGCTCATGGCGTCCGTGTACGGCCGCCGCAGCCTCAAGCGAAAGGAGATGATCGGCTGGGCCGCCCTGGGCCAGAACAGCAGCGGCGAGGAGGAGCGCCTCCACTGGCGGGACACGAAGGATGCGCGCGGCGCGCAAGTGTGCAGGTGGCACGTCCTCCTCGACGCCTGA
- the syt16 gene encoding synaptotagmin-16 isoform X4, which translates to MLGKRYGTSSRHVFKVDSSGVDVSGDQSSSDNDNQLMKHFEISVSRSKGRRPAAASGWPDHFAGADRADDGAEDVFPPAVTEATGQRNRLDETRGAPEGPPPRQPRSLAAVEESPAPSAAKPPITDHNSEDLEAGCGQTADGSAAWKPQEPRSPNDVTPSPAGSSPRRPLSKCCDLLVSLEYRVAAEKLLVTVASARDLPDRRRSGMDAWQVHVVLLPSKKQRHKTSLRRPAGAEGPAALGFGQTFALTRVEASRLPAAALRFRMYALEGRMSRRRMMGEKVLPLAGVDRAGGTADIRLVLEPRHNTKSVDSELSLAGDSASSTQSLTHGGAPELLMGLSYSATTGRMSVEVIKGSHFRNMAADRPPDTFARLTLLNSVGQEISRCETSVRRAQPNPVYKETFAFQVPLFQLSDVTLMASVYGRRSLKRKEMIGWAALGQNSSGEEERLHWRDTKDARGAQVCRWHVLLDA; encoded by the exons ATGCTTGGCAAACGGTACGGTACGTCTTCGCGGCATGTTTTTAAAG TCGACAGCTCGGGCGTGGACGTCAGCGGTGACCAATCGTCCTCGGACAACGACAACCAGTTGATGAAACACTTTGAGATTTCCGTGTCACGCTCGAAAGGTCGCCGGCCCGCGGCGGCGAGCGGCTGGCCCGATCACTTTGCCGGCGCGGATCGAGCGGACGACGGCGCGGAAG ACGTTTTCCCGCCAGCCGTCACAGAGGCCACCGGTCAACGTAACCGTCTGGATGAGACACGGGGGGCGCCGGAGGGACCCCCGCCACGGCAACCACGTTCATTGGCCGCCGTGGAAGAGAGTCCCGCCCCCTCCGCCGCGAAACCGCCAATCACGGACCACAACTCGGAGGACCTGGAGGCGGGGTGCGGCCAAACTGCTGACGGTTCCGCCGCATGGAAACCTCAG GAGCCCCGAAGCCCGAATGACGTCACCCCCTCGCCCGCCGGCTCCTCCCCCCGGCGACCTCTCTCCAAGTGCTGCGACCTGCTGGTCTCGCTGGAGTACCGAGTGGCGGCCGAGAAGCTGCTGGTCACTGTGGCGTCGGCGCGAGATCTTCCGGACCGGCGGCGTAGCGGGATGGACGCCTGGCAGGTCCACGTGGTCCTCCTGCCCAGCAAGAAGCAACGGCACAAGACGTCGCTCAGGCGGCCGGCCGGCGCAGAGGGTCCGGCCGCGCTCGGCTTCGGCCAGACCTTCGCCTTGACGCGCGTGGAGGCCTCCCGCCTCCCGGCGGCGGCGCTCAGGTTCCGTATGTACGCCCTGGAGGGCAGGATGTCGCGGCGGCGGATGATGGGCGAGAAGGTTCTGCCTCTGGCCGGTGTGGACCGGGCCGGCGGAACCGCAGACATCCGTCTGGTCCTGGAGCCTCGCCACAACACCAAG AGCGTGGACTCGGAGCTGAGCCTGGCCGGCGACAGCGCGTCATCAACGCAGTCGCTGACTCACGGCGGCGCTCCTGAGCTCCTGATGGGCCTCTCCTACAGCGCCACCACCGGGAGGATGTCGGTGGAGGTCATCAAGGGGAGCCACTTTAGGAACATGGCTGCCGACAGACCTCCCG ACACGTTCGCCCGACTGACACTGCTGAACTCGGTGGGCCAGGAGATCTCGCGCTGCGAGACGTCGGTCCGGCGCGCGCAGCCCAACCCGGTGTACAAGGAGACCTTCGCCTTCCAGGTGCCGCTCTTCCAGCTTTCCGACGTCACGCTCATGGCGTCCGTGTACGGCCGCCGCAGCCTCAAGCGAAAGGAGATGATCGGCTGGGCCGCCCTGGGCCAGAACAGCAGCGGCGAGGAGGAGCGCCTCCACTGGCGGGACACGAAGGATGCGCGCGGCGCGCAAGTGTGCAGGTGGCACGTCCTCCTCGACGCCTGA
- the syt16 gene encoding synaptotagmin-16 isoform X5 — MLGKRYVDSSGVDVSGDQSSSDNDNQLMKHFEISVSRSKGRRPAAASGWPDHFAGADRADDGAEDVFPPAVTEATGQRNRLDETRGAPEGPPPRQPRSLAAVEESPAPSAAKPPITDHNSEDLEAGCGQTADGSAAWKPQEPRSPNDVTPSPAGSSPRRPLSKCCDLLVSLEYRVAAEKLLVTVASARDLPDRRRSGMDAWQVHVVLLPSKKQRHKTSLRRPAGAEGPAALGFGQTFALTRVEASRLPAAALRFRMYALEGRMSRRRMMGEKVLPLAGVDRAGGTADIRLVLEPRHNTKSVDSELSLAGDSASSTQSLTHGGAPELLMGLSYSATTGRMSVEVIKGSHFRNMAADRPPDTFARLTLLNSVGQEISRCETSVRRAQPNPVYKETFAFQVPLFQLSDVTLMASVYGRRSLKRKEMIGWAALGQNSSGEEERLHWRDTKDARGAQVCRWHVLLDA; from the exons ATGCTTGGCAAACGGTACG TCGACAGCTCGGGCGTGGACGTCAGCGGTGACCAATCGTCCTCGGACAACGACAACCAGTTGATGAAACACTTTGAGATTTCCGTGTCACGCTCGAAAGGTCGCCGGCCCGCGGCGGCGAGCGGCTGGCCCGATCACTTTGCCGGCGCGGATCGAGCGGACGACGGCGCGGAAG ACGTTTTCCCGCCAGCCGTCACAGAGGCCACCGGTCAACGTAACCGTCTGGATGAGACACGGGGGGCGCCGGAGGGACCCCCGCCACGGCAACCACGTTCATTGGCCGCCGTGGAAGAGAGTCCCGCCCCCTCCGCCGCGAAACCGCCAATCACGGACCACAACTCGGAGGACCTGGAGGCGGGGTGCGGCCAAACTGCTGACGGTTCCGCCGCATGGAAACCTCAG GAGCCCCGAAGCCCGAATGACGTCACCCCCTCGCCCGCCGGCTCCTCCCCCCGGCGACCTCTCTCCAAGTGCTGCGACCTGCTGGTCTCGCTGGAGTACCGAGTGGCGGCCGAGAAGCTGCTGGTCACTGTGGCGTCGGCGCGAGATCTTCCGGACCGGCGGCGTAGCGGGATGGACGCCTGGCAGGTCCACGTGGTCCTCCTGCCCAGCAAGAAGCAACGGCACAAGACGTCGCTCAGGCGGCCGGCCGGCGCAGAGGGTCCGGCCGCGCTCGGCTTCGGCCAGACCTTCGCCTTGACGCGCGTGGAGGCCTCCCGCCTCCCGGCGGCGGCGCTCAGGTTCCGTATGTACGCCCTGGAGGGCAGGATGTCGCGGCGGCGGATGATGGGCGAGAAGGTTCTGCCTCTGGCCGGTGTGGACCGGGCCGGCGGAACCGCAGACATCCGTCTGGTCCTGGAGCCTCGCCACAACACCAAG AGCGTGGACTCGGAGCTGAGCCTGGCCGGCGACAGCGCGTCATCAACGCAGTCGCTGACTCACGGCGGCGCTCCTGAGCTCCTGATGGGCCTCTCCTACAGCGCCACCACCGGGAGGATGTCGGTGGAGGTCATCAAGGGGAGCCACTTTAGGAACATGGCTGCCGACAGACCTCCCG ACACGTTCGCCCGACTGACACTGCTGAACTCGGTGGGCCAGGAGATCTCGCGCTGCGAGACGTCGGTCCGGCGCGCGCAGCCCAACCCGGTGTACAAGGAGACCTTCGCCTTCCAGGTGCCGCTCTTCCAGCTTTCCGACGTCACGCTCATGGCGTCCGTGTACGGCCGCCGCAGCCTCAAGCGAAAGGAGATGATCGGCTGGGCCGCCCTGGGCCAGAACAGCAGCGGCGAGGAGGAGCGCCTCCACTGGCGGGACACGAAGGATGCGCGCGGCGCGCAAGTGTGCAGGTGGCACGTCCTCCTCGACGCCTGA
- the syt16 gene encoding synaptotagmin-16 isoform X6, producing the protein MKHFEISVSRSKGRRPAAASGWPDHFAGADRADDGAEDVFPPAVTEATGQRNRLDETRGAPEGPPPRQPRSLAAVEESPAPSAAKPPITDHNSEDLEAGCGQTADGSAAWKPQEPRSPNDVTPSPAGSSPRRPLSKCCDLLVSLEYRVAAEKLLVTVASARDLPDRRRSGMDAWQVHVVLLPSKKQRHKTSLRRPAGAEGPAALGFGQTFALTRVEASRLPAAALRFRMYALEGRMSRRRMMGEKVLPLAGVDRAGGTADIRLVLEPRHNTKSVDSELSLAGDSASSTQSLTHGGAPELLMGLSYSATTGRMSVEVIKGSHFRNMAADRPPDTFARLTLLNSVGQEISRCETSVRRAQPNPVYKETFAFQVPLFQLSDVTLMASVYGRRSLKRKEMIGWAALGQNSSGEEERLHWRDTKDARGAQVCRWHVLLDA; encoded by the exons ATGAAACACTTTGAGATTTCCGTGTCACGCTCGAAAGGTCGCCGGCCCGCGGCGGCGAGCGGCTGGCCCGATCACTTTGCCGGCGCGGATCGAGCGGACGACGGCGCGGAAG ACGTTTTCCCGCCAGCCGTCACAGAGGCCACCGGTCAACGTAACCGTCTGGATGAGACACGGGGGGCGCCGGAGGGACCCCCGCCACGGCAACCACGTTCATTGGCCGCCGTGGAAGAGAGTCCCGCCCCCTCCGCCGCGAAACCGCCAATCACGGACCACAACTCGGAGGACCTGGAGGCGGGGTGCGGCCAAACTGCTGACGGTTCCGCCGCATGGAAACCTCAG GAGCCCCGAAGCCCGAATGACGTCACCCCCTCGCCCGCCGGCTCCTCCCCCCGGCGACCTCTCTCCAAGTGCTGCGACCTGCTGGTCTCGCTGGAGTACCGAGTGGCGGCCGAGAAGCTGCTGGTCACTGTGGCGTCGGCGCGAGATCTTCCGGACCGGCGGCGTAGCGGGATGGACGCCTGGCAGGTCCACGTGGTCCTCCTGCCCAGCAAGAAGCAACGGCACAAGACGTCGCTCAGGCGGCCGGCCGGCGCAGAGGGTCCGGCCGCGCTCGGCTTCGGCCAGACCTTCGCCTTGACGCGCGTGGAGGCCTCCCGCCTCCCGGCGGCGGCGCTCAGGTTCCGTATGTACGCCCTGGAGGGCAGGATGTCGCGGCGGCGGATGATGGGCGAGAAGGTTCTGCCTCTGGCCGGTGTGGACCGGGCCGGCGGAACCGCAGACATCCGTCTGGTCCTGGAGCCTCGCCACAACACCAAG AGCGTGGACTCGGAGCTGAGCCTGGCCGGCGACAGCGCGTCATCAACGCAGTCGCTGACTCACGGCGGCGCTCCTGAGCTCCTGATGGGCCTCTCCTACAGCGCCACCACCGGGAGGATGTCGGTGGAGGTCATCAAGGGGAGCCACTTTAGGAACATGGCTGCCGACAGACCTCCCG ACACGTTCGCCCGACTGACACTGCTGAACTCGGTGGGCCAGGAGATCTCGCGCTGCGAGACGTCGGTCCGGCGCGCGCAGCCCAACCCGGTGTACAAGGAGACCTTCGCCTTCCAGGTGCCGCTCTTCCAGCTTTCCGACGTCACGCTCATGGCGTCCGTGTACGGCCGCCGCAGCCTCAAGCGAAAGGAGATGATCGGCTGGGCCGCCCTGGGCCAGAACAGCAGCGGCGAGGAGGAGCGCCTCCACTGGCGGGACACGAAGGATGCGCGCGGCGCGCAAGTGTGCAGGTGGCACGTCCTCCTCGACGCCTGA
- the syt16 gene encoding synaptotagmin-14 isoform X1, which yields MMTNPCCGGGGGGGGCVLSDVRVRAGCLLVWSDQCVVVCPLFLLRPVTPEAVGFLSAVGVSIAALALVFLFVNKMLCFSKVGGAPCLERRRRRRSPGVRRGLVDSSGVDVSGDQSSSDNDNQLMKHFEISVSRSKGRRPAAASGWPDHFAGADRADDGAEDVFPPAVTEATGQRNRLDETRGAPEGPPPRQPRSLAAVEESPAPSAAKPPITDHNSEDLEAGCGQTADGSAAWKPQEPRSPNDVTPSPAGSSPRRPLSKCCDLLVSLEYRVAAEKLLVTVASARDLPDRRRSGMDAWQVHVVLLPSKKQRHKTSLRRPAGAEGPAALGFGQTFALTRVEASRLPAAALRFRMYALEGRMSRRRMMGEKVLPLAGVDRAGGTADIRLVLEPRHNTKSVDSELSLAGDSASSTQSLTHGGAPELLMGLSYSATTGRMSVEVIKGSHFRNMAADRPPDTFARLTLLNSVGQEISRCETSVRRAQPNPVYKETFAFQVPLFQLSDVTLMASVYGRRSLKRKEMIGWAALGQNSSGEEERLHWRDTKDARGAQVCRWHVLLDA from the exons ATGATGACAAACCCgtgttgtggtggtggtggtggtggtggtggttgtgtCTTATCagacgtgcgtgtgcgtgcaggcTGTCTGTTGGTGTGGTCTGATCAGTGTGTCGTTGTGTGTCCCCTCTTCCTCCTGCGGCCAGTCACGCCGGAGGCGGTGGGCTTCCTGTCGGCGGTGGGCGTCTCCATCGCGGCGCTGGCGCTCGTCTTCCTCTTCGTCAACAAGATGCTCTGCTTCTCCAAAGTGGGCGGAGCTCCGTGTCtggagcggcggcggcggcggcggtctcCGGGGGTCCGCCGAGGCCTCG TCGACAGCTCGGGCGTGGACGTCAGCGGTGACCAATCGTCCTCGGACAACGACAACCAGTTGATGAAACACTTTGAGATTTCCGTGTCACGCTCGAAAGGTCGCCGGCCCGCGGCGGCGAGCGGCTGGCCCGATCACTTTGCCGGCGCGGATCGAGCGGACGACGGCGCGGAAG ACGTTTTCCCGCCAGCCGTCACAGAGGCCACCGGTCAACGTAACCGTCTGGATGAGACACGGGGGGCGCCGGAGGGACCCCCGCCACGGCAACCACGTTCATTGGCCGCCGTGGAAGAGAGTCCCGCCCCCTCCGCCGCGAAACCGCCAATCACGGACCACAACTCGGAGGACCTGGAGGCGGGGTGCGGCCAAACTGCTGACGGTTCCGCCGCATGGAAACCTCAG GAGCCCCGAAGCCCGAATGACGTCACCCCCTCGCCCGCCGGCTCCTCCCCCCGGCGACCTCTCTCCAAGTGCTGCGACCTGCTGGTCTCGCTGGAGTACCGAGTGGCGGCCGAGAAGCTGCTGGTCACTGTGGCGTCGGCGCGAGATCTTCCGGACCGGCGGCGTAGCGGGATGGACGCCTGGCAGGTCCACGTGGTCCTCCTGCCCAGCAAGAAGCAACGGCACAAGACGTCGCTCAGGCGGCCGGCCGGCGCAGAGGGTCCGGCCGCGCTCGGCTTCGGCCAGACCTTCGCCTTGACGCGCGTGGAGGCCTCCCGCCTCCCGGCGGCGGCGCTCAGGTTCCGTATGTACGCCCTGGAGGGCAGGATGTCGCGGCGGCGGATGATGGGCGAGAAGGTTCTGCCTCTGGCCGGTGTGGACCGGGCCGGCGGAACCGCAGACATCCGTCTGGTCCTGGAGCCTCGCCACAACACCAAG AGCGTGGACTCGGAGCTGAGCCTGGCCGGCGACAGCGCGTCATCAACGCAGTCGCTGACTCACGGCGGCGCTCCTGAGCTCCTGATGGGCCTCTCCTACAGCGCCACCACCGGGAGGATGTCGGTGGAGGTCATCAAGGGGAGCCACTTTAGGAACATGGCTGCCGACAGACCTCCCG ACACGTTCGCCCGACTGACACTGCTGAACTCGGTGGGCCAGGAGATCTCGCGCTGCGAGACGTCGGTCCGGCGCGCGCAGCCCAACCCGGTGTACAAGGAGACCTTCGCCTTCCAGGTGCCGCTCTTCCAGCTTTCCGACGTCACGCTCATGGCGTCCGTGTACGGCCGCCGCAGCCTCAAGCGAAAGGAGATGATCGGCTGGGCCGCCCTGGGCCAGAACAGCAGCGGCGAGGAGGAGCGCCTCCACTGGCGGGACACGAAGGATGCGCGCGGCGCGCAAGTGTGCAGGTGGCACGTCCTCCTCGACGCCTGA
- the syt16 gene encoding synaptotagmin-16 isoform X3, with the protein MNKRHFLLGGGALVPEKCLANVDSSGVDVSGDQSSSDNDNQLMKHFEISVSRSKGRRPAAASGWPDHFAGADRADDGAEDVFPPAVTEATGQRNRLDETRGAPEGPPPRQPRSLAAVEESPAPSAAKPPITDHNSEDLEAGCGQTADGSAAWKPQEPRSPNDVTPSPAGSSPRRPLSKCCDLLVSLEYRVAAEKLLVTVASARDLPDRRRSGMDAWQVHVVLLPSKKQRHKTSLRRPAGAEGPAALGFGQTFALTRVEASRLPAAALRFRMYALEGRMSRRRMMGEKVLPLAGVDRAGGTADIRLVLEPRHNTKSVDSELSLAGDSASSTQSLTHGGAPELLMGLSYSATTGRMSVEVIKGSHFRNMAADRPPDTFARLTLLNSVGQEISRCETSVRRAQPNPVYKETFAFQVPLFQLSDVTLMASVYGRRSLKRKEMIGWAALGQNSSGEEERLHWRDTKDARGAQVCRWHVLLDA; encoded by the exons ATGAACAAACGACACTTCCTGTTGGGAGGCGGCGCGCTCGTCCCCGAAAAATGCTTGGCAAACG TCGACAGCTCGGGCGTGGACGTCAGCGGTGACCAATCGTCCTCGGACAACGACAACCAGTTGATGAAACACTTTGAGATTTCCGTGTCACGCTCGAAAGGTCGCCGGCCCGCGGCGGCGAGCGGCTGGCCCGATCACTTTGCCGGCGCGGATCGAGCGGACGACGGCGCGGAAG ACGTTTTCCCGCCAGCCGTCACAGAGGCCACCGGTCAACGTAACCGTCTGGATGAGACACGGGGGGCGCCGGAGGGACCCCCGCCACGGCAACCACGTTCATTGGCCGCCGTGGAAGAGAGTCCCGCCCCCTCCGCCGCGAAACCGCCAATCACGGACCACAACTCGGAGGACCTGGAGGCGGGGTGCGGCCAAACTGCTGACGGTTCCGCCGCATGGAAACCTCAG GAGCCCCGAAGCCCGAATGACGTCACCCCCTCGCCCGCCGGCTCCTCCCCCCGGCGACCTCTCTCCAAGTGCTGCGACCTGCTGGTCTCGCTGGAGTACCGAGTGGCGGCCGAGAAGCTGCTGGTCACTGTGGCGTCGGCGCGAGATCTTCCGGACCGGCGGCGTAGCGGGATGGACGCCTGGCAGGTCCACGTGGTCCTCCTGCCCAGCAAGAAGCAACGGCACAAGACGTCGCTCAGGCGGCCGGCCGGCGCAGAGGGTCCGGCCGCGCTCGGCTTCGGCCAGACCTTCGCCTTGACGCGCGTGGAGGCCTCCCGCCTCCCGGCGGCGGCGCTCAGGTTCCGTATGTACGCCCTGGAGGGCAGGATGTCGCGGCGGCGGATGATGGGCGAGAAGGTTCTGCCTCTGGCCGGTGTGGACCGGGCCGGCGGAACCGCAGACATCCGTCTGGTCCTGGAGCCTCGCCACAACACCAAG AGCGTGGACTCGGAGCTGAGCCTGGCCGGCGACAGCGCGTCATCAACGCAGTCGCTGACTCACGGCGGCGCTCCTGAGCTCCTGATGGGCCTCTCCTACAGCGCCACCACCGGGAGGATGTCGGTGGAGGTCATCAAGGGGAGCCACTTTAGGAACATGGCTGCCGACAGACCTCCCG ACACGTTCGCCCGACTGACACTGCTGAACTCGGTGGGCCAGGAGATCTCGCGCTGCGAGACGTCGGTCCGGCGCGCGCAGCCCAACCCGGTGTACAAGGAGACCTTCGCCTTCCAGGTGCCGCTCTTCCAGCTTTCCGACGTCACGCTCATGGCGTCCGTGTACGGCCGCCGCAGCCTCAAGCGAAAGGAGATGATCGGCTGGGCCGCCCTGGGCCAGAACAGCAGCGGCGAGGAGGAGCGCCTCCACTGGCGGGACACGAAGGATGCGCGCGGCGCGCAAGTGTGCAGGTGGCACGTCCTCCTCGACGCCTGA